The window GTTCCCGGATTTCACTGACCATTGGCTTTGTGGCTACTGCCATATCCCTTGCCCTTGCTGTGCTCTTCGGCGGGCTTGCGGGCTACTATGGCGGGGCTACCGACTGGTCCATTATGAGGATTTGCGAATTCTTCATGCTCATCCCCGGCCTCTACCTCATACTTTTTCTGCGATCACTCCTTTCGTCCAATATGGATTCAGGCCAGGCTTACATGATGATCACTGTAATACTCTCCCTTGTGGGCTGGCCTGGTTCAGCCCGGACAATACGGGGCATGGTGCATGCCATCAAGCGTGAAGAATTTGTCATGAATTCCCAGCTTGAAATGATACCTTCCACGTTGATCATCACCAGGGACATCATCCCCCAAATTTCAAGCCTCCTCATCGTAAGCATAGCCCTCTCCATTCCCGGATTCATCATGACCGAGACCACCCTCTCTTACCTCGGCCTGGGCATCGTTGATCCCGCAGTAAGCTGGGGCTCCATGATCAAGCGGGATATTTCCACACTGAACAACCTTAAAAATTACCCCTGGCTTTTAAACCCCGTCTGGTTCCTCCTGGGGGTAACACTGGCTTTTAATTTTCTGGGAGACGCCCTTAGGGATTATTACGATCCCTATCATACGGTGTTTTTCAAATTCCCGCCTTTTTTCAGGAAGAAGAAAAATGAGAATCCTCCGGACAGTAAAAGTGTTAACATGAACAGTAATACTGCTAATTATGACAGTATTGCTGCTAATACACCTTTGCTCGAATTGCATGATGTTACTGTTGATTTCTCGGTGCTCCGAGGCAAGGAGCACATCAAGGTACAGGCGGTACGCGGGGTTTCATTCGATTTGGCAAAAGGGGAAATTCTCGGCATAGTAGGCGAAAGCGGCTCAGGAAAAAGCGTTACTACCCAGGCTATACCTGATCTGCTTCCGAAGAACGCTTCCGTACAGGGCTCAATTTTGTACGAGGGGAAAGAACTCACCGGTCTTGCTATAAACGATTTGAGGCTATACCGGGGCAAAAAGATAGGCATGATCTTCCAGGAACCCGGAAGATCCTATGATCCCCTGCAAAATATGGGCAGCGTGTTTTTTGAAACCTTCCATAACAGCGATCCTTATATTACCCGCGATGCTGCAATGGAAAAAGCAGAAGCTCTCTTAAAAGAGACGGGCCTTGACAACAGCAGGGAGCGGCTTTCGAATTTCCCCCATCAGTTCTCGGGAGGCCAGCTCCAGCGCATCGGCATTGCGCTGGCATTGGCTCAGGGCTGCGAACTCCTGGTCGCCGATGAACCTACCACAGCCCTGGATGTAACGATTCAGAAGCAGATAATAGAACTCCTTAGGGCATTGCGCAAAACAAGGCGGATTTCCATTATCTTCATCAGCCATGATATCGATTTGGTAGCGGATATTTCCGACCGTATCCTTGTAATGTACGGCGGCCTTATCATGGAGGCAGGCGGTTCAGGAACAATTTCCGGCGGCGCGGCTTTGCATCCTTATACCAAGGCCCTCCTTGCAGCCTCCCCTTCCTTTGGCAGCCATTATTCAAAGTCAAGGCTGCTTGCAATACCGGGCAGGGTTACCGATCCTTCAAACCCTGAGCCGGGATGCCCTTTTGCCCCCCGTTGCACAAAGGCAAAGCCCGAATGTACCAGCGGCATACCTCCTCTTGCTTTGAAGGAAGAAGGGCATGAAGTTCGCTGTGTCTGCATTGACAACCAGGAGGCTACCTCGTGACCCATCCTGTGATCTCTGTATCAGGTTTACGAAAGCGTTTCAACCTTGAAGCGGGCTTTTTTGCCCATTTTGGGCGTTTTGTGTACGCAGTCAACGATGTGTCTTTCTCTATAGGCAAAAACGAAACCTACGGCCTCGTAGGCGAATCGGGCTGCGGCAAGACTACCACTGCGCGGCTCCTGGTGCGCATGTATGAAGCTGACGAAGGCGCCATCACTTTTATCGGTGATGATGAAAACGCAGTAAATGTGCGCGCTCTTAAAGGCAAACAGCTCAGGTTATACCGCCAGCGTGTAAAATATGTGTTTCAGGACCCTGCAAGATCCCTCAACCCCAGGATGAGGATCTTCGATGTATTGACTTCTGGGCCCCGCTGGACAGTGGGTACCCGTGACAAGAACGCACTATGGGAAGAAGCGGCTGCGATTCTTGAAGAAGTCGGCCTATCGGCAGCTGATCTTGAAAGGCGGCCTGCGGAATTTTCGGGGGGCCAGAGACAGCGTATTTCCATCGCCCGTGGCCTCCTCATGCGGCCGGATCTCCTCATTTGCGACGAAGTGGTTTCTGCCCTGGATGTTTCCATACAGGGGCAGATACTCAATCTTTTGCTGGACATACGCAGCAAGCGGGATCTTTCCTTCCTTTTCATAGCTCACGATCTAAAAGTAGCCTGCTATTTCTGCGACCGCATCGGCGTCATGTACCGGGGCGAACTTATGGAAGAAGCCCCTGCAGCAGAGCTCTACCGCTCGGGGATTCACCCCTACACGGAGCTGCTTTTTTCGTCGGTGGCCGCCGGAAAAGACGGCCCGGTTCAGGGTCCTACTGTCCCTTCGCCGGAGAAGCCAAAAGCCGTTACCGGCGAAG is drawn from Leadbettera azotonutricia ZAS-9 and contains these coding sequences:
- a CDS encoding oligopeptide/dipeptide ABC transporter ATP-binding protein, with product MTHPVISVSGLRKRFNLEAGFFAHFGRFVYAVNDVSFSIGKNETYGLVGESGCGKTTTARLLVRMYEADEGAITFIGDDENAVNVRALKGKQLRLYRQRVKYVFQDPARSLNPRMRIFDVLTSGPRWTVGTRDKNALWEEAAAILEEVGLSAADLERRPAEFSGGQRQRISIARGLLMRPDLLICDEVVSALDVSIQGQILNLLLDIRSKRDLSFLFIAHDLKVACYFCDRIGVMYRGELMEEAPAAELYRSGIHPYTELLFSSVAAGKDGPVQGPTVPSPEKPKAVTGEVIPLTKEAQGCAFASRCSRADAMCFNEHPELKEISPSHLCRCFKV
- a CDS encoding dipeptide/oligopeptide/nickel ABC transporter permease/ATP-binding protein; its protein translation is MKKFLVYVKSRPLGFISLVLLCLLYLCMIFAEFIAPYPAATTFGEMSYHPPNGRFYNGTFQAQEFRVTSTVAWKYARIRDSYEKVRFLGKGTPYKLLGLIPMERHLFTTARGAYPIFLMGADNLGRDIFSRIIHGSRISLTIGFVATAISLALAVLFGGLAGYYGGATDWSIMRICEFFMLIPGLYLILFLRSLLSSNMDSGQAYMMITVILSLVGWPGSARTIRGMVHAIKREEFVMNSQLEMIPSTLIITRDIIPQISSLLIVSIALSIPGFIMTETTLSYLGLGIVDPAVSWGSMIKRDISTLNNLKNYPWLLNPVWFLLGVTLAFNFLGDALRDYYDPYHTVFFKFPPFFRKKKNENPPDSKSVNMNSNTANYDSIAANTPLLELHDVTVDFSVLRGKEHIKVQAVRGVSFDLAKGEILGIVGESGSGKSVTTQAIPDLLPKNASVQGSILYEGKELTGLAINDLRLYRGKKIGMIFQEPGRSYDPLQNMGSVFFETFHNSDPYITRDAAMEKAEALLKETGLDNSRERLSNFPHQFSGGQLQRIGIALALAQGCELLVADEPTTALDVTIQKQIIELLRALRKTRRISIIFISHDIDLVADISDRILVMYGGLIMEAGGSGTISGGAALHPYTKALLAASPSFGSHYSKSRLLAIPGRVTDPSNPEPGCPFAPRCTKAKPECTSGIPPLALKEEGHEVRCVCIDNQEATS